One Vanessa cardui chromosome 22, ilVanCard2.1, whole genome shotgun sequence DNA window includes the following coding sequences:
- the LOC124539267 gene encoding phenoloxidase-activating enzyme-like encodes MSSQMSHILVLTFVSAFCAALAVSDKCGQSEEPPNPTSECCGLDLADDHRNTSGDAAINQFPWLALIEHNEGRLTCTGVLISSRYVLTAAQCLYHAPKNVRLGEYNKTNSGPDCLFVDGKQVCNGGAITIPIESVVSHPEFNLPKYHGHDIAIIKLAKQVPFNEFIRPICLPTSDITASPPNNLRLINAGWGSKPSSDREDDVVKHYVELPYIPLKRCKEIYKHEERPNRVSASVNEKHICAGGEQGLDSCRGDGGGPLMSEEGGRYTLAGIVSFGPVPCGRKGVPSVYTKVYSYLPWINKVISSRV; translated from the exons ATGTCATCGCAAATGAGTCACATCCTAGTTTTGACGTTCGTGTCTGCTTTCTGCGCTGCTCTCGCAG TTTCAGACAAATGCGGACAGAGTGAAGAACCACCAAACCCCACATCAGAATGCTGCGGCTTAGATCTCGCTGATGACCATCGCAACACTA GTGGAGACGCGGCAATCAACCAGTTCCCTTGGCTAGCTCTGATTGAACACAACGAAGGCAGACTTACTTGCACCGGTGTTCTTATCAGCTCAAGATACGTATTGACAGCCGCTCAATGCCTATACCATGCTCC GAAAAACGTCCGTCTTGGCGAATACAATAAAACGAATTCCGGTCCAGATTGTCTATTTGTCGACGGGAAACAAGTTTGCAACGGCGGCGCCATAACGATACCAATCGAATCTGTTGTGTCGCATCCCGAGTTCAACTTGCCAAAATACCACGGCCACGACATCGCCATCATCAAACTAGCTAAACAAGTGCCTTTTAACG AATTCATAAGGCCAATCTGTCTACCAACGTCCGACATCACCGCTTCACCACCCAATAACTTAAGATTGATCAACGCTGGCTGGGGCAGCAAACCTTCCAGCGACCGAGAAGACGATGTTGTAAAACATTACGTTGAATTACCATACATCCCTCTTAAG CGATGCAAGGAGATTTACAAACACGAAGAAAGACCAAACCGTGTCTCGGCGTCGGTCAATGAGAAGCACATTTGCGCGGGCGGCGAGCAGGGCCTCGATTCGTGTAGAGGAGACGGCGGTGGCCCATTGATGTCGGAAGAAGGTGGTCGTTACACACTAGCCGGAATCGTTAGTTTTGGACCAGTGCCGTGCGGTAGAAAGGGCGTACCAAGTGTCTACACGAAGGTCTATTCATACTTACCATGGATCAATAAAGTTATCTCATCTAGAGTGTAA